One window from the genome of Indicator indicator isolate 239-I01 chromosome 6, UM_Iind_1.1, whole genome shotgun sequence encodes:
- the PPP1R3G gene encoding protein phosphatase 1 regulatory subunit 3G, with the protein MASPARPRQELAAEERRLRVSAPTLPRDAEREVAGERSVLLEPRQGGRPPAPGLGERREEGEEEEEEEEEEEEEEAAAGEGCCSKCKKRVQFADSVGLSLASVKHFSEVEEPQVPPAALSRLQSPSAEERDPPPGQDSPTPPGLCLLPEFPDSGDPSAERLRRQRVCLERLGRPSAPTDVRGTVQVLGCPGPKEVTVRYTFNEWHSFVDVPAVPLPPAPVAAGDPPAERYGFSLCVPPSLREGSALHFAIRYRSPHGESWDNNGGRNYTLRCCGLLAVGPVSSALPSPAAPRY; encoded by the coding sequence ATGGCGAGCCCCGCACGGCCgcggcaggagctggcagcggAGGAGCGGCGGCTCCGCGTCTCGGCCCCCACGCTGCCCCGCGACGCCGAGCGGGAAGTTGCGGGGGAGCGGTCGGTGCTGCTGGAGCCCCGGCAAGGCGGAAGGCCGCCAGCCCCCGGCCTCGGCGAGCGgcgggaggagggggaggaggaggaggaggaggaggaagaagaggaggaggaagaagcagcgGCGGGCgaaggctgctgcagcaagtgCAAGAAGCGGGTACAGTTCGCCGACTCGGTGGGGTTGAGCCTCGCCAGCGTCAAGCATTTCAGCGAGGTGGAGGAGCCGCAGGTGCCCCCCGCGGCGCTGTCCCGCTTGCAGAGTCCGTCCGCCGAGGAGCGGGACCCGCCGCCAGGTCAGGACTCCCCAACACCGCCCggtctctgcctgctgcccgAGTTCCCCGACAGCGGGGACCCCAGCGCCGAGCGGCTGCGGCGGCAGCGCGTCTGCCTGGAGCGGCTGGGGCGGCCTTCGGCCCCCACCGACGTGCGGGGCACGGTGCAGGTGCTCGGGTGCCCCGGCCCCAAGGAGGTGACGGTGCGGTATACCTTCAACGAGTGGCATTCCTTCGTAGACGTCCCGGCAGTGCCCCTGCCCCCGGCCCCTGTGGCTGCGGGTGACCCTCCGGCCGAGCGTTACGGCTTCAGCCTGTGCGTCCCGCCGAGCCTGAGGGAGGGCTCAGCCCTTCATTTCGCCATCCGCTACAGGAGCCCGCACGGAGAGTCCTGGGACAACAATGGTGGCCGCAACTACACCCTGAGGTGCTGCGGATTACTCGCGGTCGGACCTGTGTCCTCCGCCCTGCCGAGTCCTGCTGCACCCCGATActga